A segment of the Georgenia sp. M64 genome:
CCAGGCCGGAGAGCCGGTGCCCCTGACCGAAGAACTGCGTGCGGATGAGCACCTGCATGAGCGGGTGAGTGAAGAGCACGACCACGAGGAGGTCGATGAGCGTCGTGAGACCGAGGGTGAAGGCGAACCCGCGGACGCCGCCGACGGCCAGGTAGTACAGGACGAGCGCAGCGAGGAAGTTCACCGCGTCGGAGGCCAGGATGGTGCGCCGCGCGCGGGCCCAGCCGTGCTCGACCGCGTCGACGAGGAGGCGGCCCTCACGGACCTCGTCCCGGATGCGTTCGAAGTAGACGATGAACGAGTCCGCCGTGATGCCCACCGCGACGATCATGCCGACGACGCCGGGCAGGGACAGGCGGTAGCCGACCGTCCACGACAGGATCGTGATGACCAGGTAGGTGAGCAGCGCGGCGATGAGGAGGCTGGCGACGGAGACCAGGCCCAGCCCGCGGTACTGCCAGAACATGTAGAGGATGACCAGGCCGGCACCGATGAGGCCGGCGAGGACGCCCCGCTGGAGCTGCTCGGAGCCGAGCGTCGCCGAGATCTGGTCCTCGGACTGGACCGTGAAGTCCAGCGGGAGCGAGCCGAAGTTCAGCTGGTTGGCGAGCGTCGCCGCCGTCTCGCGGGTGAAGTCGCCCGAGATCTGGGCCCGGCCGTCGAAGATGGCGTTCTGCATCTCCGCGTTGGAGATCACCAGGCCGTCCAGGACGATGCCGAACTGGTTCTGCGGCGCGGGCAGGTCGAGCAGGCGCTGGCTGAACTCGGCGAAGACGTCCGCGCCCTCACCGTCCATCTCGAGCGAGACGACCCACTGCCCGGTGCTGACGCCCTGCTGGTTGACGCCCATGCCCGAGGTGGCGGAGTCGACGTTCGTGCCCTCGAGGGCGGTCGGGCCGAGGATGAACTTCGTGGCACCGTCGTCGGAGCACGCCACCAGCGGGGCGGCCGGGTCGTCCTCGACCCCGCCGGTGAGGTTCGCCGGGTCGGTGCAGTCGGTCGTGTAGAAGTCGTAGCTGACCTGCTCGGTGATCCACGCGAGGTCGGAGGACGACGTCGGCTCGGTCGCGGGGTCCGCGGAGAGCTGGCCGTCGCCGTCGGCGTCGGACGCCGCGCGGGCCGCGGCCTCGATCTCCTCCTGGGTCGGCGGCGCCGTCGGCTCCTCGGTGGCGGCGTCGGTCGCCTCCGCCGTTGCGCCCTCGGTGGCGGCGTCGGTCGACTGCTCGGTGGCGCTCTCTGCGGCGTCGGCCGGTGCCTCGGTCTGCCCGTCGGTGAGCTGCTCCGCGGCGGCGTCGGCCGGTGCCTCGGTCTGCCCGTCGGTGAGCTGCTCCGCGGCGGCGTCGGTCGGCTCCTCCGCGGGCTGCTGGGACTCCTCGAAGGCGACCGGGTCGATCGTGCCGGGACCGGCGAGCGTGAGCACGGGCCGGAACCGCAGCTGCGCGGAGCGCCGCACGAGGTCGAGGGTCTCCTGCGAGGGGGTCCCGGGAAGGGCGACGACGATGTTCTGCCCGCCCTGGCTCGTGATCTCCGCCTCGGTGACGCCGGAGGCGTCCACGCGCTGACGGATGATCTCGATCGCCTGGGTGATGTCCTCCTCGGTCACCTCCGACCCGTCGGTGGTCGTGGGCGTGAGGATCAGCTGCGTGCCGCCCTCGAGGTCCAGGGCCAGGCGAGGCGCGAAGGACGCCCCGTCCTCGTCGTCGCCGGTGAGCTGGACGCCGGCCACCAGCGATCCGGTGAGGAGGAGGACCAGCAGGGCCAGCAGGCCGAGCGACCGGCCGGGACGGTTCTTCTTCGGGCGTTGCGCCACCGATGTCTTCTCTCGTGCAGGGCGGCGAGGGGCCGCGGGTGCTCGCCCGGTGGGACCGGGCGGCAGGTCAGGGGCGCGGGTTCTCGTGGTCGCCGTCCGGGCCACGGTCGGCCGGGGGCAGCCCGCCGGTCCCGGTGGTGCCCGTGCCGTCGACGGCCGTCGGCGTGCCACCCAGGGCACCGGCGTCGTCGGGGACGACGACGACGCCGTCGGCCTCGACCTCGTCCTCGTCGGCGGAGGCGTACGGGGGCTCCTTGGCCTCCCGGATCGCGGTCCGGTTCCAGATGGTCTCCACGCCGGAGGGGCTCTCCAGGGTGATGACGTCGCCGTCGATGTCGACGATCTTCCCGAGGAAACCGCCGATCGTCATGACCCACGTGCCCGGGACGAGCGCCTCCTCGAGCTTCTGCCGGGCGGCGGCCTGCTGCTTCTTCCCGCGTGAGCTGATGAACCACATCATGCCGAGCATGAGGGCGAGGAAGATCAAGATCGAGGGATCCATCGGGAGATGCTCCGGTCGTGTCGAGGACGATGGCCACCTGAGTCTAGGCCACGCCCCGCCGCCGGGGGGAACTCCGCCGCGCGCGTCCACGTGGGTTCCTCGGCGCGTGTCGGCGTCGGTTCCTCGGCGCGTGTCCGCGGGGGTTCCTCGGCGCGTGTCCGCGGGGGTTCCTCGGCGCGGAGACGTGCGGTCCGCCCGGCGGGGCGCGTGGCGCTCAGACGAAGAGGAGGCCGTCGCCGGGCCGGTCGAGCCCGAGGTGGTCGTAGGCGGCCGGCGTGGCCATCCGGCCGCGGGGCGTGCGCACGATCAGCCCCTCGCGCACGAGGAACGGCTCGGCGACGGTCTCGACGGTCTCAGGCTCCTCCCCCACGGTCACCGCGAGGGTGGTCAGGCCCACCGGCCCGCCGCCGAATCGGCTGCACAGGGCCTGCAGCACGGCGCGGTCGAGCCGGTCCAGGCCGAGCCGGTCGACCTCGAAGACGTCCAGGGCCCCGTGGGCGGCGGCGAGGTCGAGCTCGCCGCTGCCGCGCACCTGGGCGAAGTCCTGCACCCGGCGCAGGAGGCGGTTGGCGATGCGCGGGGTGCCCCGCGAGCGGGAGGCGAGCTCGGTGGCGGCGTCGTCGTGCAGGGGCGCGCCGAGCAGGCCCGCGCTGCGCCGCAGGACCCGCTCGAGCTCGGCGGGTGAGTAGAACTCGAGGTGGCCGGTGAACCCGAACCGGTCCCGCAGCGGGGCCGGCAGCAGGCCGGCGCGGGTGGTGGCGCCGACCACCGTGAACGGCGGGAGGCTGAGCGGGATCGACGTGGCGCCGGGTCCCTTGCCGACGATGACGTCGACCCGGTAGTCCTCCATCGCCAGGTAGAGCATCTCCTCGGCGGGGCGGGCGAGGCGGTGGATCTCGTCGATGAACAGCACGTCCCGGTCCTGGAGGGACGACAGGATCGCGGCGAGGTCGCCGGCGTGCTGGATGGCGGGGCCGGACGTCAGCCGCAGGGAGCCCTCGACCTCGGCGGCGATGATCATCGCCAGGGTGGTCTTGCCCAGCCCGGGCGGGCCGGACAGCAGGACGTGGTCGGGCGGGCTCTGGCGCGCGTTCGCGGCGTCGAGGAGGAGGGAGAGCTGGTCGCGCACGACCTCCTGACCCACGAAGTCGGCCAGCCGGCGGGGGCGCAGCGCGGCCTCGGCGGCCCGTTCGAGGTCGTCCGCCGCGGCGTCGACCACCTCGCGGGCGTCAGCCACGGCGCTGCCCGCCCAGGCTCTGCAGCGCCGCCCGCAGGATTGCCGGGACGTCCGAGGGTGCGTCGTCGGCGGCCAGGACGGAGTCGACCGCCCCGGCGGCGACCTTCTCGGTCCAGCCCAGCTGGACGAGGGCCTCGACGACGTCCGGGGCTCCGTCGGCGACGGCCGGTGCCGGGGCCGGCTCCGCGCCCGTCCCGCCCGGGGCACCGAGCTTCGTCCCGACCTCGAGGACGATGCGCTGGGCCCCCTTGCGGCCGATGCCGGGCACCCGCTGCAGGGCGGCGAGGTCCTCCGCCGCGACGGCGCGTCGCAGACCGTCGGGGGTGTGCACGGCCAGCATCGCCAGCGCCAGGCGCGGCCCGACGCCGGAGACGGTCTGGAGGGTCTCGAAGACCTCCCGCTCGTCGTCGTCGGCGAAGCCGAACAGGGTGAGGGAGTCCTCGCGCACCACGAGCGTGGTCGCCAGGCGGGCCCGGTCACCCACACGCAGCCCGGCCAACGTGGTGGGCGTGGCGTGGACGAGCATGCCCACCCCGCCCACGGTGACCACGGCCCGGTCGAGCGTGACGGTCTCGACGGTGCCGGTGACGGCGGCGATCATCGGTGCGGTTCCTCCCGGCGGGCTGCCCGCACAGCGTGCGGGACGTACAGGTGTACGACCAACCTACATGTTGGGTGCGACGGCACCGGCCCGGCGCGCCGATCGCTCGGCCTCGGCCCACGCGCGCTGGGCCGGCGTGAGGCCGGCCCCGGTGGCGCGGGGCAGAGTGTCCGCGCCGCCGTACTGGGCGCGCACCGCCGAGCCCGTCCCGCCGCCGCGCCAGGCGTGGCAGATGGCCAGGGCCAGGGCGTCGGCGGCGTCGGCGGGGCGCGGCCGCTCGGCGAGGCCCAGGATGCGCATGACCATCTCCTGGACCTGGGCCTTCTCCGCCCGGCCGTTGCCCGTCACCGCGGCCTTGACCTCGCTCGGCGTGTGCAGCGCCAACGGCAGGTGCGCCCGGGCGGCGGCGAGCATGGCCACGCCGGCCACCTGGGACGTCCCGGTGACCGACCGCACGTTTGCCTGGGCGAACACCCGCTCGACCGCGACGACGTCCGGGCGCAGCGTCGTCAGCCAGCGCTCGATCTCCTCGGCGACGGCGAGCAGGCGCAGGTGCGGTGACAGCTCCGCCGCCGTTCGCACCACGCCGACCTCGACGAGGTGCACCCGCCGGCCGGCGGCGGTGTCGACGACGCCGAGACCGCACCGGGTCATGCCGGGGTCGACTCCGAGGATGCGCACGGGCCTACTCTCCCCCGCGGCGCGCCGGGGTGGCGGCACCGGCGCGCCGGGCTGTGCGCGGGGCGGCGGGCACGGCGGCGGTGGACCTCAGTCCTCCTCGTCGAGCGCCGCCATGACCTCGTCGGAGGCGTCGAAGTTGGCGAAGACGTTCTGGACGTCGTCGCTGTCCTCGAGGGCGTCGATGAGGCGCAGGACCTTGCGGGCGCCGTCGAGGTCCACCTCGACCTCCATGGAGGGCACAAACTGCGCCTCGGCGGAGTCGTACTCGATCCCCGCGTCCTGCAGGGCGGTCCGCACGGCGACGACGTCGGTGGCCTCGGAGAGCACCTCGAAGGAGTCGCCGAGGTCGTTGACCTCCTCGGCGCCGGCGTCGAGGACGGCGGCGAGGACGTCGTCCTCGGTGAGCCCGCCGGCCTTGGGCAGGGTGACCACGCCGCGGCGGTTGAACAGGTACGACACCGAGCCGGGGTCGGCGAGGTTGCCGCCGTTGCGGGTGAACGCCACGCGCACGTCGGAGGCCGCGCGGTTGCGGTTGTCCGTGAGGCACTCGACGAGGACGGCGACGCCGCCGGGGGCGTAGCCCTCGTACATGATCGTCTCGTAGTCCGCCCCACCGGTCTCCGCGCCGGAGCCGCGCTTGACGGCACGGTCGATGTTGTCGGCCGGCACGGACGACTTCTTCGCCTTCTGGATGGCGTCGAAGAGCGTGGGGTTGCCGGCCGGGTCACCGCCGCCGGTGCGCGCGGCCACCTCGATGTTCTTGATCATCCGCGCGAAGAGCTTGCCCCGCTTGGCGTCGATTGCCGCCTTCTTGTGCTTGGTGGTGGCCCACTTGGAGTGACCGGACACTGTGTGCTCCTCGGAGGTTGCGTGTGCATGGCGAGCGGTCAGGCCGCGTCGCGGACCATGC
Coding sequences within it:
- the yajC gene encoding preprotein translocase subunit YajC, which gives rise to MDPSILIFLALMLGMMWFISSRGKKQQAAARQKLEEALVPGTWVMTIGGFLGKIVDIDGDVITLESPSGVETIWNRTAIREAKEPPYASADEDEVEADGVVVVPDDAGALGGTPTAVDGTGTTGTGGLPPADRGPDGDHENPRP
- the ruvB gene encoding Holliday junction branch migration DNA helicase RuvB gives rise to the protein MADAREVVDAAADDLERAAEAALRPRRLADFVGQEVVRDQLSLLLDAANARQSPPDHVLLSGPPGLGKTTLAMIIAAEVEGSLRLTSGPAIQHAGDLAAILSSLQDRDVLFIDEIHRLARPAEEMLYLAMEDYRVDVIVGKGPGATSIPLSLPPFTVVGATTRAGLLPAPLRDRFGFTGHLEFYSPAELERVLRRSAGLLGAPLHDDAATELASRSRGTPRIANRLLRRVQDFAQVRGSGELDLAAAHGALDVFEVDRLGLDRLDRAVLQALCSRFGGGPVGLTTLAVTVGEEPETVETVAEPFLVREGLIVRTPRGRMATPAAYDHLGLDRPGDGLLFV
- the ruvC gene encoding crossover junction endodeoxyribonuclease RuvC; protein product: MRILGVDPGMTRCGLGVVDTAAGRRVHLVEVGVVRTAAELSPHLRLLAVAEEIERWLTTLRPDVVAVERVFAQANVRSVTGTSQVAGVAMLAAARAHLPLALHTPSEVKAAVTGNGRAEKAQVQEMVMRILGLAERPRPADAADALALAICHAWRGGGTGSAVRAQYGGADTLPRATGAGLTPAQRAWAEAERSARRAGAVAPNM
- the secD gene encoding protein translocase subunit SecD; the protein is MAQRPKKNRPGRSLGLLALLVLLLTGSLVAGVQLTGDDEDGASFAPRLALDLEGGTQLILTPTTTDGSEVTEEDITQAIEIIRQRVDASGVTEAEITSQGGQNIVVALPGTPSQETLDLVRRSAQLRFRPVLTLAGPGTIDPVAFEESQQPAEEPTDAAAEQLTDGQTEAPADAAAEQLTDGQTEAPADAAESATEQSTDAATEGATAEATDAATEEPTAPPTQEEIEAAARAASDADGDGQLSADPATEPTSSSDLAWITEQVSYDFYTTDCTDPANLTGGVEDDPAAPLVACSDDGATKFILGPTALEGTNVDSATSGMGVNQQGVSTGQWVVSLEMDGEGADVFAEFSQRLLDLPAPQNQFGIVLDGLVISNAEMQNAIFDGRAQISGDFTRETAATLANQLNFGSLPLDFTVQSEDQISATLGSEQLQRGVLAGLIGAGLVILYMFWQYRGLGLVSVASLLIAALLTYLVITILSWTVGYRLSLPGVVGMIVAVGITADSFIVYFERIRDEVREGRLLVDAVEHGWARARRTILASDAVNFLAALVLYYLAVGGVRGFAFTLGLTTLIDLLVVVLFTHPLMQVLIRTQFFGQGHRLSGLDPVRLGASSVTYRGRGRFDRAARPATAARPAEKTLVGAGVGAASGSAAAGASRAAGASSAGTTTGATASGTSAGAAAGAGVVPPASAAPTAHDAHGAADDELYAPDGRRLTIAERRAAARARAAAQESEGSGPEVARPGAGGPDPAVEHDDGTTTGAPPDDDPPTDLPGTGTDTRTTEGGDR
- the ruvA gene encoding Holliday junction branch migration protein RuvA, with amino-acid sequence MIAAVTGTVETVTLDRAVVTVGGVGMLVHATPTTLAGLRVGDRARLATTLVVREDSLTLFGFADDDEREVFETLQTVSGVGPRLALAMLAVHTPDGLRRAVAAEDLAALQRVPGIGRKGAQRIVLEVGTKLGAPGGTGAEPAPAPAVADGAPDVVEALVQLGWTEKVAAGAVDSVLAADDAPSDVPAILRAALQSLGGQRRG
- a CDS encoding YebC/PmpR family DNA-binding transcriptional regulator, with the translated sequence MSGHSKWATTKHKKAAIDAKRGKLFARMIKNIEVAARTGGGDPAGNPTLFDAIQKAKKSSVPADNIDRAVKRGSGAETGGADYETIMYEGYAPGGVAVLVECLTDNRNRAASDVRVAFTRNGGNLADPGSVSYLFNRRGVVTLPKAGGLTEDDVLAAVLDAGAEEVNDLGDSFEVLSEATDVVAVRTALQDAGIEYDSAEAQFVPSMEVEVDLDGARKVLRLIDALEDSDDVQNVFANFDASDEVMAALDEED